The following are from one region of the Borrelia hispanica CRI genome:
- a CDS encoding DUF759 family protein: protein MNNTGFTIKFKGVLDHASTKKSLEKDISILEKVLKPKRTRLDSTEKILKHNLKEKKAELAKQSKYEKLRESVEKFRLQETKKLIKQGMKFEEARKYAFKKSLMSSKDLRKLEYESLSKQKNLLSKSSKNILQIATGTAIGQLAAGGIKGAFSGTLGFAKQALEADAIKKRHQAFNLKVFDEDEYNALNKKISDLQGFEREADKELFLRSAAVLKGDLNELGINTKENLNSAVMLAASLKSSGISDNDAISEVSTLLKGEGGSIFKAMSVFKEFGHKYSEQKQMEYERVTSLNNEFDSRINLIKEIHKDLLSTGLTKATSFKEDTSSKVTKITENLNTLTVNALKPLLGILTKLTNWLVEFSFQKSIIEPLKSVFNFSKLTSSIVQGFKDWWNGTDSTKTETDSSVETPH from the coding sequence ATGAATAACACTGGATTTACTATTAAGTTTAAAGGCGTACTTGATCATGCTTCAACCAAAAAATCTTTAGAAAAAGATATATCTATCCTTGAAAAAGTTCTAAAACCCAAAAGAACAAGACTCGATAGCACTGAAAAAATATTGAAACATAATCTGAAAGAAAAAAAAGCTGAACTTGCCAAACAGAGCAAATATGAAAAATTAAGAGAAAGTGTAGAAAAATTTAGACTTCAAGAAACTAAAAAACTGATAAAACAAGGCATGAAATTTGAAGAAGCAAGGAAATATGCATTCAAAAAGTCATTAATGTCTTCAAAAGACTTGAGAAAATTAGAATATGAATCACTCTCTAAGCAAAAAAATTTACTAAGTAAAAGTAGTAAAAATATACTTCAAATTGCTACGGGTACTGCTATTGGTCAATTAGCAGCAGGAGGTATAAAAGGAGCTTTTTCAGGCACACTTGGCTTTGCAAAACAAGCTCTTGAGGCTGATGCAATAAAAAAAAGACATCAAGCATTTAACTTAAAAGTCTTTGACGAAGACGAATATAATGCTCTAAATAAAAAAATAAGTGACCTGCAAGGATTTGAACGAGAAGCTGATAAGGAATTGTTTTTACGTTCTGCTGCTGTTCTTAAGGGTGATCTCAATGAATTAGGTATTAATACAAAAGAAAATCTAAATTCAGCTGTTATGCTTGCTGCAAGTCTTAAATCTAGTGGTATTAGTGATAATGATGCTATTTCAGAAGTTTCAACACTACTAAAAGGTGAAGGAGGCTCTATTTTTAAAGCTATGAGTGTCTTTAAAGAATTTGGTCATAAATATAGCGAACAAAAACAAATGGAATATGAACGCGTTACATCATTAAATAATGAATTTGATTCACGAATAAACTTAATCAAAGAAATACATAAAGATTTACTATCAACTGGTCTCACAAAAGCTACTTCTTTTAAAGAAGATACTAGTAGTAAAGTTACAAAAATTACTGAAAACCTAAACACACTTACCGTTAATGCACTCAAACCACTACTTGGCATATTAACCAAATTAACAAATTGGTTAGTGGAATTTAGTTTTCAGAAAAGTATTATTGAACCATTAAAATCAGTGTTCAATTTCTCTAAATTAACATCAAGTATTGTACAAGGTTTTAAAGACTGGTGGAACGGCACAGATTCTACTAAAACTGAAACTGACAGTAGCGTAGAAACACCTCATTAG
- a CDS encoding DUF1322 family protein, which yields MKQQEYEDFIKIFNDKKDQYAKLINDIQQNKYFFPVIMGICSLNEVKNLNYEQLMEVNAISELKLEKQVLELALGKSTL from the coding sequence ATGAAACAACAAGAGTATGAAGACTTTATCAAAATATTTAACGACAAAAAAGATCAATATGCAAAACTTATTAACGATATTCAACAAAATAAATACTTCTTTCCAGTTATCATGGGTATATGCAGTTTAAATGAGGTTAAGAATCTTAATTATGAACAGTTAATGGAAGTGAATGCAATATCAGAACTAAAACTTGAAAAGCAAGTTTTAGAATTAGCCTTAGGTAAAAGCACATTATGA
- a CDS encoding DUF1473 family protein, which produces MIMRYKMNILSKSKTYTYDVKVLPMYQWDSILGFSQDHGINKLDNIDYLKKITDLMIKPDFLTEFYKILDQNREYVGIYKEYLVGIIYSIQFNIFHRDSDFKKPSLIYLSEYEDTSGDFVKFNYINELWNYEYLTKEENE; this is translated from the coding sequence ATGATTATGCGTTATAAAATGAATATACTATCTAAAAGTAAAACTTATACATATGATGTAAAAGTACTTCCCATGTACCAGTGGGACTCTATATTAGGATTTTCACAAGATCATGGAATTAATAAACTCGATAATATTGACTACCTTAAAAAAATAACTGATTTAATGATAAAGCCTGACTTCTTAACTGAATTTTACAAGATTTTAGATCAAAATAGAGAGTATGTTGGTATCTACAAAGAATATTTAGTAGGAATTATTTATTCAATTCAGTTTAATATTTTTCATAGAGATTCTGACTTTAAAAAGCCATCATTAATTTACTTAAGTGAATATGAAGACACTTCTGGTGACTTTGTTAAATTTAATTATATTAATGAGCTTTGGAACTATGAATACTTAACTAAAGAAGAAAATGAGTAG
- a CDS encoding DUF1463 family protein: MDNAYQLEDVYFSVNGTKIIGGKLELSSEPTTRATFSNEDKGVPVVSFRDPRTIVYIFNIEVSIGSYEYGILTDLSSEQFYTLGKNKNEKFLSIVFNDRIQTKIISNYAVFTEEPSRSYSAESEKVTFEIRAMNCTRTIPNK, from the coding sequence ATGGATAATGCATACCAACTTGAAGATGTCTACTTTTCAGTAAATGGAACTAAAATTATAGGTGGCAAACTAGAACTCTCAAGTGAACCCACAACAAGAGCTACTTTTAGCAATGAAGACAAAGGAGTTCCAGTAGTAAGTTTCCGGGATCCTAGAACTATTGTTTACATATTCAACATAGAAGTTAGTATTGGTAGTTATGAATATGGAATTTTAACTGATCTCTCAAGTGAACAATTTTATACATTGGGTAAAAATAAAAATGAAAAATTCTTAAGTATAGTATTCAATGATAGAATTCAAACCAAAATTATTAGTAACTATGCTGTATTTACAGAAGAACCATCAAGAAGCTATTCGGCTGAATCTGAAAAAGTTACATTCGAAATTAGAGCTATGAATTGCACAAGAACTATACCAAATAAATAA